A region of Bradyrhizobium sp. SZCCHNS1050 DNA encodes the following proteins:
- a CDS encoding glutathione S-transferase family protein, with the protein MKLTFSPASPFARKVRIAAIELGLIDRLEFVPAAVVPGQANEEYSKITPLKKLPVLILDNGDVILDSYVIVEYLDELAGGNKLIPASGPSRWKVKSEHSMLQGMLDSMLLCRYEAMVRPEGLRWQAWSDDHWNRAWMGMARFNAQPDLMTRPFDIVAIGLVCVLGYADFRFADCGWRKAFPALDAFHNKMLERESVKISVPPAA; encoded by the coding sequence ATGAAACTCACCTTCTCGCCCGCCTCGCCATTCGCCCGCAAGGTGCGCATCGCCGCCATCGAACTCGGGCTGATCGACCGGCTCGAATTCGTGCCTGCAGCCGTGGTGCCGGGCCAGGCCAATGAGGAGTATTCGAAGATCACGCCGCTGAAGAAGCTGCCGGTGCTGATCCTCGACAATGGCGACGTGATCCTGGATTCCTACGTGATCGTCGAATATCTCGACGAGCTCGCCGGCGGCAACAAGCTGATCCCCGCTTCCGGCCCGTCGCGCTGGAAGGTCAAGAGCGAGCATTCCATGCTGCAAGGCATGCTCGATTCCATGCTGCTATGCCGCTACGAGGCGATGGTGCGGCCCGAGGGCCTACGCTGGCAGGCCTGGTCCGACGATCATTGGAACAGGGCCTGGATGGGCATGGCGCGCTTCAATGCGCAGCCCGACTTGATGACGCGCCCGTTCGACATCGTCGCGATCGGACTCGTCTGCGTACTCGGCTATGCCGATTTCCGCTTCGCCGATTGCGGCTGGCGCAAGGCATTTCCAGCACTCGACGCGTTCCACAACAAGATGCTCGAACGCGAATCGGTGAAGATCTCGGTGCCGCCGGCGGCTTGA
- a CDS encoding MBL fold metallo-hydrolase, with protein MTLTFSVADTTIHRIIEQETTFLPAREMFPELTSEMLAAERSALQAAGALDAQDTLILCFQSYVVRTPHHTILIDSCIGNDKPRARPVWNMKTDDSYMLALAAAGVSVDDIDVVMCTHLHTDHVGWNTRLDNGRWVPTFPNARYVFAQREYDYWVAQNAKAEVPPFADSVLPVVEAKRADIVGDAFAIGDHVRLLPTPGHTPGHIAVAVGRGRDDAVFAGDLIHTPLQLSFPELSPRFDVDPAQAGVTRRAFLERYCDTSTLCCTAHFPSPSVGRITRKGNGFACEAV; from the coding sequence GTGACGCTGACGTTCTCGGTTGCAGACACGACCATTCATCGCATCATCGAGCAGGAAACCACGTTCCTGCCGGCGCGTGAGATGTTTCCCGAGCTGACATCGGAGATGCTGGCGGCAGAGCGCAGCGCGCTGCAGGCGGCCGGTGCCCTCGATGCGCAGGACACGCTGATCCTGTGCTTTCAGTCCTACGTGGTGAGGACGCCTCACCACACCATCCTGATCGACAGCTGCATCGGCAACGACAAGCCGCGCGCGCGGCCGGTCTGGAACATGAAGACCGACGACAGCTACATGCTTGCGCTTGCGGCCGCGGGCGTATCGGTCGACGACATCGACGTCGTGATGTGCACGCATCTGCACACCGATCATGTCGGCTGGAATACGCGGCTCGACAACGGCCGCTGGGTGCCGACCTTCCCGAATGCGCGCTACGTGTTCGCGCAGCGCGAATATGACTACTGGGTGGCGCAGAATGCCAAGGCCGAGGTGCCTCCATTCGCCGACAGCGTGCTGCCGGTGGTCGAGGCCAAGCGCGCCGACATCGTCGGCGACGCATTCGCGATCGGTGATCATGTCCGGCTGCTGCCGACGCCGGGCCACACGCCCGGCCATATCGCAGTCGCCGTCGGCAGGGGCAGAGACGATGCGGTGTTCGCCGGCGACCTGATCCACACGCCGCTGCAGCTCAGCTTTCCCGAGCTGTCACCGAGATTCGACGTCGACCCGGCTCAGGCCGGGGTGACGCGCCGCGCCTTTCTCGAGCGCTATTGCGACACGTCGACGCTGTGCTGCACGGCGCACTTCCCGTCGCCCTCGGTCGGCCGCATTACCCGCAAGGGCAACGGCTTCGCCTGCGAGGCGGTCTGA
- a CDS encoding methylated-DNA--[protein]-cysteine S-methyltransferase — MSEQSFAIFETAIGACAIAWGARGINAVQLPMGGVAQIRIRMQQRYEGIGEAEPPPHVRRTITRITALLAGEPDDLSDVDLDLDGVSAFQRGVYEIARRIPPGRTLTYGDIAKQLGGVELSREVGQALGRNPCPIVVPCHRVLAAGNKPGGFSANGGVETKLKMLAIEGAAVNHTPSLFD; from the coding sequence ATGTCAGAGCAAAGCTTTGCAATTTTCGAGACCGCGATCGGCGCTTGCGCGATCGCATGGGGAGCGCGCGGCATCAATGCGGTGCAACTGCCGATGGGCGGCGTCGCGCAGATCCGCATCCGGATGCAGCAGCGTTACGAAGGCATCGGCGAAGCCGAGCCGCCGCCGCATGTGCGGCGCACCATCACGCGGATCACGGCGCTGCTTGCCGGAGAGCCGGATGATCTCAGCGATGTCGACCTCGATCTCGACGGCGTCAGCGCGTTCCAGCGCGGCGTCTACGAGATCGCGCGCCGGATCCCGCCGGGCCGAACCCTGACCTATGGCGATATCGCCAAGCAGCTCGGGGGAGTCGAGCTGTCACGCGAGGTCGGCCAGGCGCTCGGGCGCAACCCGTGCCCGATCGTCGTACCCTGCCATCGCGTGCTGGCGGCGGGCAACAAGCCCGGCGGCTTCTCCGCCAATGGCGGTGTCGAGACCAAGCTGAAGATGCTGGCGATCGAAGGCGCCGCGGTGAACCATACGCCGAGCCTGTTCGATTGA
- a CDS encoding phytanoyl-CoA dioxygenase family protein yields MKLTPEQIAFFNREGWLFLPELFSPEETAFLAREAEAIYAANRPEVWREKSGAPRTAFAAHLYNDAFRVLAAHPRMIEPIEQIFGEKVYMHQFKINAKSAFTGDVWQWHQDYGTWKRDDGMPEPRAMNIAIFLDEVMPINGPLMLVPRSQHAGDLEASHDLATTSYPLWTLDEATVTRLVAEGGIVAPTGKPGGMLMFHGNLVHGSAGNITPYPRKIVYLTLNAVSNHIRTPTRPEYIAHRDFTPIAMLPDDALLKLARAKNREAAE; encoded by the coding sequence ATGAAGCTGACGCCGGAGCAGATCGCATTCTTCAACCGCGAGGGCTGGCTGTTCCTGCCCGAGCTGTTCAGCCCCGAGGAGACCGCCTTTCTCGCCCGCGAGGCCGAGGCGATCTATGCGGCTAACCGTCCCGAGGTCTGGCGCGAGAAGAGCGGCGCGCCGCGCACGGCGTTTGCCGCCCACCTCTACAACGACGCCTTCCGCGTGCTCGCGGCGCATCCGCGCATGATCGAGCCGATCGAGCAGATCTTCGGCGAGAAGGTCTACATGCATCAGTTCAAGATCAACGCCAAATCGGCCTTCACCGGTGATGTCTGGCAATGGCACCAGGACTACGGCACCTGGAAGCGCGACGACGGCATGCCGGAGCCGCGCGCGATGAACATCGCGATCTTCCTCGACGAGGTGATGCCGATCAACGGCCCCTTGATGCTGGTGCCGCGCAGCCAGCATGCCGGCGACCTCGAGGCGTCGCATGATCTCGCGACCACGTCCTATCCGTTGTGGACCTTGGACGAGGCGACGGTGACGCGGCTGGTCGCGGAAGGCGGCATCGTCGCGCCGACCGGAAAGCCCGGCGGCATGCTGATGTTCCACGGCAATCTTGTGCACGGCTCCGCCGGCAACATCACGCCTTACCCGCGCAAGATCGTGTACCTCACGCTCAACGCCGTCTCGAACCATATCCGCACCCCGACGCGGCCGGAGTACATCGCGCATCGCGACTTCACCCCGATCGCGATGCTTCCGGATGACGCGCTGCTGAAGCTCGCTCGCGCGAAAAATCGCGAGGCGGCGGAGTGA
- a CDS encoding NAD(P)H-dependent oxidoreductase has translation MNLHALLQARAAAGKPVRVALIGAGKFGSMFLAQVPHVAGLEVPVIIDLDPERARDACRTVGWSAELIARTNFSPDGSKATGEGIDVVVEATGNPAAGIRHARAAIKAGKHIVMVNVEADVLAGPLLAEEARKAGVVYSLAYGDQPALTAELVDWARATGFHVVAAGKGTKYLPAYHDVTPDGVWQHYGLTAGEAQSAGMNPQMFNSFLDGTKSAIEMAAIANATGLDVPTDGLLFPPCGVDDLPHVLRPRDRGGVLERSGMVEVVSSLERDGRAVFRDLRWGVYVVLEAPNDYAADCFRQYGLKTDASGRYAAMYKPYHLIGLELNVSVLSAALRREPTGQPLGFRGDVVAVAKKDLRAGEMLDGEGGYTVWGKVIPARKSLQLGALPIGLAHRVKLTDGVAYGSVVRWSDVDVDDMDKDIVATRKEMERTFAR, from the coding sequence ATGAACCTCCACGCCCTCCTCCAAGCCCGCGCCGCCGCCGGCAAGCCTGTGCGCGTCGCACTGATCGGCGCCGGCAAGTTCGGCTCGATGTTCCTGGCGCAGGTGCCGCACGTCGCGGGCCTCGAGGTCCCCGTCATCATCGACCTCGATCCCGAGCGCGCCCGCGACGCGTGCCGGACGGTCGGCTGGAGCGCCGAGCTGATCGCGCGCACGAATTTCAGCCCCGACGGGTCGAAGGCGACGGGTGAGGGCATTGACGTCGTTGTCGAAGCGACCGGCAACCCTGCTGCCGGCATCCGCCACGCGCGCGCCGCGATCAAGGCCGGCAAGCACATCGTGATGGTCAATGTCGAAGCCGACGTGCTGGCCGGACCGCTTCTCGCGGAAGAGGCGCGCAAGGCGGGCGTGGTCTATTCGCTGGCCTATGGCGACCAGCCGGCGCTGACGGCCGAGCTCGTCGACTGGGCGCGCGCGACCGGCTTCCACGTGGTCGCGGCCGGCAAGGGCACGAAATATCTGCCGGCCTATCACGACGTGACGCCCGATGGCGTCTGGCAGCATTACGGGCTGACGGCCGGCGAAGCACAGTCCGCCGGCATGAATCCGCAGATGTTCAATTCCTTCCTCGACGGCACCAAGTCGGCGATCGAGATGGCCGCGATCGCCAACGCGACCGGGCTCGACGTACCCACGGACGGACTGCTGTTTCCCCCCTGCGGCGTCGATGATCTGCCCCATGTCCTGCGTCCGCGCGACCGCGGCGGCGTGCTGGAACGATCGGGCATGGTCGAGGTGGTGTCATCGCTCGAACGCGACGGACGGGCGGTGTTTCGCGATCTGCGCTGGGGCGTCTATGTCGTGCTGGAGGCGCCGAACGACTACGCCGCGGACTGCTTCCGCCAATATGGCCTGAAGACGGACGCCAGCGGCCGCTATGCGGCGATGTACAAGCCCTATCACCTGATCGGGTTGGAGCTGAACGTCTCGGTGCTGTCGGCGGCGCTGCGGCGCGAGCCGACCGGACAGCCGCTCGGTTTCCGCGGCGACGTCGTCGCCGTCGCCAAGAAGGATCTGCGCGCCGGCGAGATGCTCGATGGTGAGGGCGGCTACACGGTCTGGGGCAAGGTGATTCCGGCGCGTAAGAGCCTCCAGCTTGGGGCGCTGCCGATCGGATTGGCGCATCGCGTGAAGCTCACCGACGGCGTTGCTTATGGTTCAGTCGTACGGTGGAGCGACGTCGACGTCGACGACATGGACAAGGATATCGTCGCGACCCGCAAAGAGATGGAAAGGACGTTCGCGCGCTGA
- a CDS encoding M23 family metallopeptidase, translated as MNHRTSRGGYGREVGMIDLGHEPPLSVDGSEAAVIDRRRVSVQWFSGTILTGLCGAALIGGAVFASLDGEMTFARMPERMESALRGAFGANDRVATLRKSDRLPPPSEAAAARNVVRISTVTRAGSRELIRVRPYVRISGNLSMTTSDLSAKIPPFNAQRLLSDTDNDKTGSGEDPNNPEAVEPDAEVSFVTKDLAAVLPKAKIATSVALDEIVMRVRDAANWRGYNGGVRYASLANAAADAAGAQAVQGGDLKLSYANDGTLPDPYAGFETRVVPENVTLLPKTKDQITGGNPLGERVHLVKKGDTVASILRDQGATPDEAKAIAAQLGPRGRDGGLKEGEKLRILMAPSSPAPGARLQPFRVIVANDTMIEAVAALSDLGRYVAVDAQSMNTVTETADNTNDEEDDGTGVRLYQSIYETAMRNKVPAPVIEDMIRIYSYDVDFQRKVQPGDSFDVFYAGDDDDKPGNNDKTEVLFTSLTVGGETKKYYRFQTPDDSVVDYYDETGKSAKKFLVRKPVNNAIMRSGFGGRRHPILGFVKMHTGVDWATAYGTPIFASGNGVLEKVGQEGGYGKYIRIKHNNGYETAYGHMSAFAKGMEPGKRVRQGQVIGFVGSTGMSTGPHVHYEILVNGRFVDPMRVKLPRGRSLEGPIMANFEKERDRVDQMMTSRGTGASRISDAGPIQVSR; from the coding sequence TTGAACCATCGGACGTCACGCGGGGGGTATGGACGCGAGGTCGGCATGATCGATCTCGGTCATGAGCCGCCGCTATCGGTCGATGGCTCCGAGGCCGCGGTGATCGACCGCCGCCGCGTTTCCGTACAATGGTTCTCTGGTACGATTCTGACGGGTCTATGCGGCGCAGCCCTCATCGGCGGCGCCGTTTTCGCCTCGCTCGACGGCGAAATGACCTTCGCGCGCATGCCGGAGCGGATGGAGAGCGCGCTGCGCGGCGCCTTCGGTGCCAATGACCGCGTCGCCACCCTGCGCAAGAGCGACCGCCTGCCGCCGCCGAGCGAAGCGGCCGCGGCCCGCAATGTGGTGCGCATCTCGACCGTGACCCGCGCGGGATCGCGCGAGCTCATCCGGGTCCGTCCCTATGTCCGGATCTCGGGCAACCTGTCGATGACGACGAGCGATCTTTCCGCCAAGATCCCGCCGTTCAACGCCCAGCGCCTGCTGAGCGACACCGACAACGACAAGACAGGGTCCGGCGAGGATCCGAACAATCCCGAGGCCGTCGAGCCCGACGCCGAGGTCTCGTTCGTGACCAAGGATCTCGCCGCGGTGCTCCCCAAGGCGAAGATCGCAACCTCGGTGGCGCTCGACGAAATCGTCATGCGGGTCCGTGATGCGGCGAACTGGCGCGGCTACAATGGCGGCGTACGCTACGCCTCGCTTGCCAATGCCGCCGCCGACGCGGCCGGCGCGCAGGCCGTCCAAGGCGGCGACCTGAAACTGTCCTATGCCAATGACGGCACCTTGCCCGATCCTTACGCCGGCTTCGAGACCCGGGTGGTGCCGGAAAATGTCACCTTGCTCCCCAAGACCAAGGACCAGATCACCGGCGGCAATCCACTCGGCGAGCGCGTCCACCTGGTCAAGAAGGGCGATACCGTCGCCTCGATCCTGCGCGACCAGGGCGCGACGCCCGACGAAGCCAAGGCGATCGCCGCCCAGCTCGGCCCGCGCGGCCGTGACGGCGGCCTGAAGGAAGGCGAGAAACTGCGCATCCTGATGGCGCCATCCAGCCCTGCCCCCGGCGCCCGGCTACAGCCGTTCCGGGTCATCGTCGCCAACGACACCATGATCGAGGCGGTGGCCGCGCTGTCGGACCTCGGACGATACGTCGCCGTGGACGCGCAGAGCATGAACACGGTCACCGAGACCGCCGACAACACCAATGACGAGGAGGATGACGGCACCGGTGTCCGCCTCTATCAGAGCATTTACGAGACGGCGATGCGCAACAAGGTGCCCGCGCCGGTCATCGAGGACATGATCCGCATCTACTCCTACGACGTCGATTTCCAGCGCAAGGTGCAGCCTGGGGATTCGTTCGACGTCTTCTATGCCGGCGACGACGACGACAAGCCTGGCAACAACGACAAGACCGAGGTGCTGTTCACTTCGCTGACGGTCGGCGGCGAGACCAAGAAATACTACCGGTTCCAGACCCCCGACGACAGTGTCGTCGACTATTACGACGAGACCGGCAAGAGCGCGAAGAAGTTCCTGGTGCGCAAGCCGGTCAACAACGCGATCATGCGCTCCGGCTTTGGCGGCCGCCGCCATCCGATTCTCGGCTTCGTGAAGATGCACACCGGCGTCGACTGGGCCACCGCCTACGGCACCCCCATTTTCGCCTCCGGCAACGGCGTGCTCGAGAAGGTCGGCCAGGAAGGCGGCTACGGCAAATATATCCGCATCAAGCACAACAACGGATACGAGACCGCCTACGGCCACATGTCGGCGTTTGCCAAGGGCATGGAGCCCGGCAAGCGCGTGCGCCAGGGCCAGGTCATCGGTTTCGTCGGCTCGACCGGCATGTCGACCGGCCCGCACGTCCACTATGAGATCCTCGTCAACGGCCGCTTCGTCGACCCGATGCGCGTGAAGCTGCCGCGGGGCCGGTCGCTCGAGGGCCCGATCATGGCCAACTTCGAGAAGGAGCGCGACCGCGTCGACCAGATGATGACCAGCCGCGGCACCGGCGCCTCGCGCATCTCCGACGCCGGCCCGATCCAGGTCAGCCGGTGA
- the clpB gene encoding ATP-dependent chaperone ClpB, protein MNIEKYTERARGFIQSAQSLAMRDGHQQFSPLHLLKVLLDDGEGLAGGLIDRAGGNSRAILKATEDALGKLPKVSGSGAGQIYLSPELARAFDAAEKAAEKAGDSFVTVERLLLGLTLEKNSEAGGILAKGGVTAQNLNAAIESLRKGRTADSATAENAYDALKKYARDLTQAARDGKLDPVIGRDEEIRRTIQVLSRRTKNNPVLIGEPGVGKTAIVEGLALRIVNGDVPESLKDKRLLSLDLGALIAGAKYRGEFEERLKAVLQEVTSAEGSFVLFIDEMHTLIGAGKADGAMDASNLLKPALARGELHCIGATTLDEYQKHVEKDAALARRFQPVYVTEPTVEDTISILRGLKDKYEQHHGVRITDSALVASATLSNRYITDRFLPDKAIDLMDEAAARLKMQVDSKPEELDSLDREIIRLKIEQEALKKESDLGSKTRLQVLEKELADLEEKSAALTSKWSAEKDKLSNAQKLKSELDGLRIELANAQRRGEYQKAGELAYGRIPELEKQLADIEAKENAGEMMEEAVTANHIAQVVSRWTGVPVDKMLEGEKDKLLRMEDSLGKRVVGQFEAVHAVATAVRRSRAGLQDPHRPMGSFMFLGPTGVGKTELTKALAEYLFNDETAMVRLDMSEYMEKHSVSRLIGAPPGYVGYDEGGALTEAVRRRPYQVVLFDEIEKAHPDVFNVLLQVLDDGRLTDGQGRTVDFRNTLIIMTSNLGSEFLVNQPEGEDTSEVRELVMGTVRSHFRPEFLNRVDEIILFHRLQKSEMGRIVEIQFGRLQKLLEERKITLSLDGDARDWLAAKGWDPAYGARPLKRVIQRSVQDPLAEMILAGDVKDGDHMTISAEGNVLTFNGKVPHTAEIATFEAPIPKRKLN, encoded by the coding sequence ATGAATATCGAAAAATATACCGAGCGCGCGCGGGGCTTCATCCAATCGGCGCAGTCGCTGGCGATGCGCGACGGCCATCAGCAGTTCTCGCCGCTGCATCTGCTGAAGGTCCTGCTCGACGACGGCGAGGGACTCGCGGGCGGTCTCATCGACCGCGCCGGCGGCAATTCGCGTGCGATTTTGAAGGCGACCGAGGATGCGCTGGGCAAGCTGCCGAAGGTCTCGGGCAGTGGCGCCGGGCAGATCTATCTGTCGCCCGAGCTGGCGCGCGCCTTCGACGCGGCGGAGAAGGCGGCTGAGAAGGCCGGCGACAGTTTCGTCACGGTGGAGCGGCTGCTGCTCGGCCTGACGCTGGAGAAGAACAGCGAAGCGGGCGGCATCCTCGCCAAGGGCGGCGTCACCGCGCAGAACCTCAATGCGGCGATCGAATCCTTGCGCAAGGGCCGCACGGCCGATTCGGCGACCGCCGAGAACGCCTATGATGCGCTGAAGAAATATGCCCGCGACCTGACCCAGGCGGCGCGCGACGGCAAGCTCGATCCGGTGATCGGCCGCGACGAGGAGATCCGCCGCACCATTCAAGTTCTGTCGCGTCGGACCAAGAACAACCCCGTGCTGATCGGCGAGCCCGGCGTCGGCAAGACCGCGATCGTCGAGGGCCTCGCGCTGCGCATCGTCAATGGCGACGTGCCGGAGAGCCTGAAGGACAAGCGGCTTTTGTCGCTCGATCTGGGCGCGCTGATCGCCGGCGCGAAATATCGCGGCGAGTTCGAAGAGCGGCTGAAGGCCGTGCTGCAGGAGGTCACGTCGGCCGAAGGCAGCTTCGTGCTGTTCATCGACGAGATGCACACCCTGATCGGTGCCGGCAAGGCCGACGGCGCGATGGATGCGTCGAACCTGCTGAAGCCCGCGCTCGCCCGCGGCGAGCTGCACTGCATCGGCGCGACCACGCTCGATGAGTATCAGAAGCACGTCGAGAAGGACGCGGCCTTGGCGCGGCGGTTCCAGCCGGTCTACGTCACCGAGCCGACGGTCGAGGATACCATCTCGATCCTGCGCGGCCTAAAGGACAAATACGAGCAGCATCACGGCGTGCGCATCACCGACTCCGCGCTGGTGGCGTCGGCCACGCTGTCGAACCGCTACATCACCGACCGCTTCCTGCCCGACAAGGCCATCGACCTGATGGACGAGGCGGCGGCGCGGCTGAAGATGCAGGTCGACAGCAAGCCCGAGGAACTGGACTCGCTGGATCGCGAGATCATCCGGCTCAAGATCGAGCAGGAGGCCTTGAAGAAGGAGAGCGATCTCGGCTCCAAGACGCGGCTGCAGGTGCTGGAGAAGGAGCTCGCCGATCTCGAGGAGAAGTCGGCGGCGCTGACGTCGAAATGGAGCGCCGAGAAGGACAAGCTGTCGAACGCGCAGAAGCTCAAGAGCGAGCTGGACGGCCTGCGCATCGAGCTCGCCAACGCGCAGCGCCGCGGCGAGTATCAGAAGGCGGGCGAGCTGGCCTATGGCCGCATCCCCGAGCTGGAGAAGCAGCTGGCCGACATCGAGGCCAAGGAGAATGCCGGGGAGATGATGGAGGAGGCGGTCACCGCCAACCACATCGCGCAGGTGGTCTCGCGCTGGACCGGCGTGCCGGTCGACAAGATGCTCGAGGGCGAGAAGGACAAGCTCCTGCGCATGGAGGACTCGCTCGGCAAGCGCGTCGTCGGCCAGTTCGAAGCCGTGCATGCGGTCGCGACCGCCGTGCGGCGCTCGCGTGCCGGCTTGCAGGACCCGCACCGGCCGATGGGCTCGTTCATGTTCCTAGGGCCGACCGGTGTCGGCAAGACCGAGCTGACGAAAGCGCTCGCCGAGTATCTGTTCAACGACGAAACCGCGATGGTCCGGCTCGACATGTCCGAGTACATGGAGAAGCACTCGGTGTCGCGGCTGATCGGCGCGCCTCCCGGCTATGTCGGCTATGACGAGGGCGGGGCGCTGACCGAGGCCGTGCGGCGCCGGCCGTACCAGGTCGTCTTGTTCGACGAGATCGAGAAGGCGCATCCGGACGTGTTCAACGTTCTCTTGCAGGTGCTCGACGACGGCCGCCTGACCGATGGCCAGGGCCGCACCGTCGACTTCCGCAACACGCTGATCATCATGACCAGCAATCTCGGCTCCGAGTTCCTGGTCAATCAGCCGGAGGGCGAGGATACGTCGGAGGTGCGCGAGCTGGTGATGGGCACGGTGCGGAGCCATTTCCGACCCGAGTTCCTCAACCGCGTCGACGAGATCATCCTGTTCCACCGCCTGCAGAAGAGCGAGATGGGTCGGATCGTCGAGATCCAGTTCGGGCGTCTCCAGAAGCTCCTGGAGGAGCGCAAGATCACGCTGTCGCTCGATGGCGACGCGCGCGACTGGCTCGCCGCCAAGGGCTGGGATCCGGCTTACGGCGCACGGCCGTTGAAGCGGGTGATCCAGCGCAGCGTGCAGGATCCGCTCGCCGAGATGATCCTCGCCGGCGACGTGAAGGACGGCGATCACATGACGATCTCGGCCGAAGGCAATGTGCTGACCTTCAACGGCAAGGTGCCGCACACTGCCGAGATCGCGACTTTCGAGGCGCCGATCCCGAAGCGCAAGCTGAACTGA
- a CDS encoding MOSC domain-containing protein produces MSQTPPARIAGLYRYPVKGLTPEPLQRAPLRVGQTLPADRRYALENGPSGFDPAAPVWKPKTAYLMLMRNERLAGFKTIFDDATNILTIRKDGAIVAQGDLESPDGRAAIERFFAGEFAAELRGPPKLLSGGGYAFTDLARKVVSIINLASIAEIETLVGTPVHPLRFRANVYITGWPAWHETSLMGETLRIGSARLKVVKTTTRCAAVNVDPDTAARDLDIPPALMTRRGNNECGIYAEVIEAGDIAVGDELAVEQPRLV; encoded by the coding sequence ATGAGCCAGACCCCTCCCGCGCGCATCGCCGGCCTGTACCGCTATCCCGTCAAGGGCCTTACCCCGGAACCATTGCAGAGGGCGCCTTTGCGGGTCGGCCAGACCCTGCCGGCCGACCGCCGCTACGCGCTCGAGAACGGTCCCAGCGGGTTCGATCCCGCAGCTCCGGTCTGGAAACCGAAGACGGCGTATCTGATGCTGATGCGCAATGAGCGCCTCGCCGGCTTCAAGACCATCTTCGACGACGCGACGAACATCCTCACCATCCGCAAGGACGGCGCAATCGTCGCCCAAGGCGATCTCGAGAGCCCCGACGGCCGCGCGGCGATCGAGCGCTTCTTCGCAGGCGAGTTCGCCGCCGAGCTGCGCGGGCCGCCAAAGCTGCTGTCGGGCGGTGGCTACGCCTTTACGGATCTGGCGCGCAAGGTGGTCTCGATCATCAACCTCGCCTCCATCGCGGAGATCGAGACCTTGGTCGGCACTCCCGTGCACCCGCTGCGCTTCCGCGCCAACGTCTACATCACCGGCTGGCCGGCCTGGCACGAGACCTCGCTCATGGGCGAGACGCTGCGCATCGGCTCGGCGCGGCTGAAGGTCGTGAAGACCACCACCCGCTGCGCCGCCGTCAACGTCGACCCGGACACGGCCGCCCGCGACCTCGACATTCCGCCCGCGCTGATGACCCGGCGCGGCAACAATGAATGCGGCATCTATGCCGAGGTGATCGAAGCCGGCGATATCGCCGTTGGCGACGAACTCGCCGTGGAGCAGCCGCGGCTGGTGTAG
- a CDS encoding TIGR02594 family protein produces the protein MVVSTLRRSLHVVALTMCSAVVAVTATPASARPHHGSGHHAHRSHGGHHYAGHHHHRRSVARLSRWERGVARVQVSGVADAQASVMMPGTASDGMASSGGFGGGSSVVSAARSFIGSGNPTGRRSLWCARFMNMVLERTGHRGTGSDMARSFASYGQRVSGPQVGAIAVMSRRGGGHVGVVSGVDAQGNPIVISGNNGNRVRESAVSRGRVYAYVMPN, from the coding sequence ATGGTTGTGTCTACCCTTCGCCGGTCGCTTCACGTCGTTGCGCTGACCATGTGCTCGGCAGTCGTCGCCGTCACCGCAACACCGGCATCGGCCCGTCCGCATCACGGCTCGGGGCATCATGCCCACCGCAGCCACGGCGGCCATCACTACGCAGGGCATCATCACCACCGGCGTTCCGTCGCCCGGCTGTCGCGCTGGGAGCGCGGCGTGGCGCGGGTGCAGGTGAGCGGCGTTGCCGACGCGCAGGCCAGCGTCATGATGCCGGGAACGGCGTCCGACGGCATGGCGTCGTCCGGCGGCTTCGGCGGCGGCAGCAGCGTCGTTTCCGCGGCGCGCAGCTTCATCGGCAGCGGCAATCCGACCGGCCGGCGCAGCCTGTGGTGCGCCCGTTTCATGAACATGGTGCTGGAGCGCACCGGCCATCGCGGCACCGGCTCCGACATGGCGCGCTCGTTCGCGAGCTATGGCCAGCGCGTCTCCGGCCCGCAGGTCGGGGCGATCGCGGTGATGAGCCGCCGCGGCGGCGGCCACGTCGGCGTGGTGTCGGGCGTCGATGCCCAGGGCAACCCGATCGTCATCTCCGGCAACAACGGCAACCGCGTCCGCGAGAGCGCCGTGTCGCGGGGGCGGGTGTACGCCTACGTGATGCCGAACTAA